In the genome of Raphanus sativus cultivar WK10039 chromosome 9, ASM80110v3, whole genome shotgun sequence, the window TATTATAGTTTTCAAACTCATCATCAGATTCGGAACTTCAAGCAGCAGCAACAGGTCCGTTGTGAAAAGCATAACCACCAGATCTGGTCGGAGAAGAAGAGGAGCTTCGTTGTTCTTTTCTCCTCATTGCTGATTTCACCGAATAAGACAgattctttctcttctcttctgcTTCATCTCTCTCTATCTGTTCTTGTCTACACTCTTCACTACAAAACGGTGTGTCTCCTCTGCAATTACACCCACacacaaaaatatcaaaacttcgattcagatttttaaaaaagaaaattgaaaaatgggtatccgaaaaatcatttctttttcaggttttcctttttataattcgataaaaaaataggaaaaatgaAATCAGATCTGATGTAAAATCTACCTGTACATGTAGATATCTCTGTTATGAAGTGGTTTCTTGCAGAGGAAACACGAATCCAAGTAATGAGGCTGTTGATTATCTAATCTGAAGTCATGGAATCTTCGGGAAACGACAGATCTCGGAGACGAAACAGAGTATTGATGGTAATAATAACCGTGAGTGTAGGTATTGTGACAATAGTTCGTGTTCCTGAGACTAGTGTAAGAAAGAGGACGTGAAACGACACCGTTTAGTGAGTTACTACCAGAAAACCCAGCTTCCATCTCTGATAACGAAGAAGCCATATCATCGTCCTCTTCTTCGATGAAATAAGGTTTTCTCGATGAAGCATCCATGTTTCTGGTttatacagagagagagagagaggctttGTGGGTGGGTTGGTTGAGGATTTATGAGGAAAGTGTGAGTGGGAGAGGTTTTATAGGaaaagatattttgttttctttagttTGGGGGTTTAAGAGAGAGGAAGTTAGAAACAAGGGGCGAATTTTGAGAGAGAATCTATTGGCCTTGTTGTAACCAGAAAACCTTTCTTTACTTCTTTCgaaagtttagaaaaaaaagaaaaccactTTTGTTATTTTCTAGAAATGCTTTATTGACACATAAAGAATATTATTTGAGGcgttagaaaaataatttattcgtGACTCATTCATCCCCGCAGTTTCAGAGGATCTTTTGAGAGAGAGCTTAcagtaaacatgaaaaatactccatctgtttttgaataagtgtcattttagagttgtgcaaatagattaagaaatcattaaattttacatattttccatataaaaacatcattacccatgtatctcgaccaatagaaaaataaaatacagaataaaattaataaattctgcattgaaatttgaaaacgacacttatttttacaacgaaaaaaaatctctataacgacacttattatgaaacggaaggagtactTTTTCCCCCACTTTTCAGTGAAATTATTACattttgagttttgttttcaCTCGGACAACATTATTAAAGCATAACTCGCTTTTGGCTTTTCAGTGAAAtcataaatgaaaaataacttaTACCGGCTTTGACTGCAACTATATAGCTAAATTGCAGAACATGTTTTGGTGAGTAAAATCGTAAgtattaatcaaaaaaaaagaatcgtaaataaattttagttgtttGTATAGTTTGAgttcaaaaaaattgtattcACGCACGGTTTTAGTATTTTGAGTTATATTGTACCGGAGAATATAATATGTCACTAGACTTTTATAGTAATGACatatatgtaatctaattttaaTGATGTTTGTAATTTTACCTTTAACACCAACAAGACAAATGTTATTTATCTAATTAGTGAAGcagtttttacaaaaaaaaaattagtgaagcagataagattttttttgcagtaaatatctaaatttacaTATTCTCAAGCGAAAAAAAATGTCACATCCTTCCAAGTGGAAAAT includes:
- the LOC108836161 gene encoding FCS-Like Zinc finger 1-like, which encodes MDASSRKPYFIEEEDDDMASSLSEMEAGFSGSNSLNGVVSRPLSYTSLRNTNYCHNTYTHGYYYHQYSVSSPRSVVSRRFHDFRLDNQQPHYLDSCFLCKKPLHNRDIYMYRGDTPFCSEECRQEQIERDEAEEKRKNLSYSVKSAMRRKEQRSSSSSPTRSGGYAFHNGPVAAA